In Haloarcula salinisoli, one genomic interval encodes:
- a CDS encoding HalX domain-containing protein: MSESDPPVVLIVEDEPDVAETYKLWLQGDYEVRMGQNGDEGLELLDESVDVVLLDRMMPGLSGDEVLSEIRKRDLGCRVAMVTAVEPDFDILEMGFDAYLSKPIRSEQLHDTVTNLLERSEYDSMLQEYYALVEKQATLEATKSSAELAESDQYATLTEEIAEMREGLDDTLGGIEDDDDFIATLRGLSNGEEE, from the coding sequence ATGTCTGAGTCGGACCCACCTGTCGTACTTATTGTGGAGGATGAACCGGACGTGGCCGAGACGTACAAACTGTGGCTACAGGGTGATTACGAGGTCCGAATGGGGCAAAACGGGGACGAAGGCCTCGAGCTACTGGACGAGAGCGTCGACGTGGTCCTGCTCGACCGGATGATGCCGGGACTGTCGGGCGACGAGGTGCTCAGCGAGATTCGGAAGCGCGACCTGGGCTGTCGGGTCGCGATGGTCACCGCCGTCGAACCGGACTTCGACATTCTGGAGATGGGTTTCGACGCCTACCTCTCGAAGCCGATTCGGAGCGAACAGCTCCACGACACCGTGACGAACCTGCTTGAGCGTTCGGAGTACGATTCGATGCTGCAGGAGTACTACGCGCTCGTCGAGAAGCAGGCCACGCTAGAGGCGACGAAATCCAGCGCGGAACTGGCCGAGAGTGACCAGTACGCCACACTGACCGAGGAGATAGCCGAGATGCGAGAGGGGCTCGACGACACGCTGGGGGGTATCGAAGACGACGACGACTTCATCGCGACGCTACGTGGGCTCAGCAATGGCGAAGAAGAATGA
- a CDS encoding MBL fold metallo-hydrolase gives MIRNLARRTDAFTSNVFLVTGDRRVLVDVGNDFDVVGAAREHVDDIDAVVLTHTHYDHVENLPAVVEAFDADVWGYDTTQDGVDHALEDGDTVQMGDDEYTALHTPGHKNDHLCLFSAAASVLFAGDLVFANGSFGRTDLEEGDRDQLVESIDRVLDTVPEDLAAMHTGHGPSVEDRPYHDIELAWQAARF, from the coding sequence ATGATTCGGAACCTGGCTCGGCGAACTGACGCCTTCACCAGCAACGTCTTTCTCGTCACGGGCGACCGTCGCGTGCTCGTCGACGTCGGCAACGATTTCGACGTCGTCGGCGCCGCTCGGGAGCACGTCGACGACATCGACGCCGTCGTCCTGACACATACCCACTACGACCACGTCGAGAACCTCCCCGCGGTCGTCGAGGCCTTCGACGCCGACGTCTGGGGGTACGACACGACACAGGATGGCGTCGACCACGCGCTCGAAGACGGCGACACCGTCCAGATGGGCGACGACGAGTACACCGCACTCCACACGCCGGGTCACAAGAACGACCACCTCTGTCTGTTCTCCGCAGCGGCGAGCGTCCTGTTCGCGGGTGACCTGGTCTTTGCCAACGGCAGCTTCGGCCGGACAGACCTGGAAGAGGGTGACCGCGACCAGCTGGTCGAGAGCATCGACCGCGTACTGGACACGGTTCCGGAGGACCTCGCGGCGATGCACACCGGCCACGGCCCCAGCGTCGAGGACCGACCCTACCACGACATCGAGCTCGCCTGGCAGGCGGCGCGGTTCTAG
- a CDS encoding PAS domain-containing sensor histidine kinase, which yields MSRDAPSTDAFHAAILDRISDGVVALNDDLQFTYLNDRAVELLDADRDGLLGRPVWDSLSDEATAVFRPPLERAVETGTEQSCEWVGPERGLNRLVRFYPDEDGLTIVVTETTDRRSHEETLGRLHEATRRMLLARSPEAVADLVSRAAVEILGLPLNAVHYYDEETDALLPVVQSPACYDVLGEAPALDSGLAWEAYQSGDVGVYTDVRAAAGVFDVETPFRSELLVPLGEYGVFIVAAQTTDEFTDTDVTLAQLLAANATVALEQVTTESLLAQQRDNLELLTRMMSHDIRNDLQVVGAVAEILGENVDGPQQEYVEKIRRNTAAAVDLTTSAQELVEAMLRTETEPCPVALRESLGDQITRVAETATDATITVDGEIPDVAVLADEMLGSVFRNVIKNAVQHNREPDPTVTVTVEADETAVRIQIADNGPGIPDARKESIFGRGERGMSSDGTGIGLYLVQTLVDQYGGHVWVEDRAERSSASSRPPADDTDPTGAVFVIELRRE from the coding sequence GTGAGTCGAGACGCGCCGTCGACGGATGCCTTCCACGCAGCGATACTCGACCGCATCTCGGACGGCGTCGTCGCGCTGAACGACGATCTGCAATTTACCTACCTCAACGACCGTGCTGTGGAACTACTGGACGCCGACCGAGATGGGCTCCTCGGGCGTCCGGTTTGGGACTCGCTCTCCGATGAGGCGACAGCAGTGTTTCGCCCGCCGCTCGAACGGGCCGTCGAGACGGGGACCGAACAGTCCTGTGAGTGGGTCGGCCCGGAACGGGGCTTGAATCGGCTCGTCCGCTTCTACCCGGACGAGGACGGGCTGACCATCGTCGTCACGGAGACGACGGACCGGCGCAGTCACGAGGAGACGCTCGGACGGCTCCACGAAGCCACCCGACGGATGCTGCTGGCCAGGTCCCCCGAAGCGGTCGCCGACCTGGTCAGCCGTGCGGCGGTCGAGATTCTCGGACTCCCGCTCAACGCGGTCCACTACTACGACGAAGAGACCGATGCGTTACTCCCCGTCGTGCAGTCGCCCGCGTGTTACGACGTGCTGGGTGAGGCACCCGCACTGGACAGCGGCCTCGCCTGGGAGGCCTATCAGTCCGGCGACGTCGGCGTCTATACCGACGTGCGGGCCGCAGCCGGCGTCTTCGACGTGGAGACGCCGTTCCGGAGCGAATTACTCGTTCCGCTGGGCGAGTACGGCGTGTTCATCGTCGCGGCACAGACGACCGACGAGTTCACCGACACCGACGTGACGCTGGCGCAACTGCTGGCCGCGAACGCGACGGTGGCGCTGGAGCAGGTTACCACCGAGAGCCTCCTGGCCCAGCAGCGGGACAACCTCGAATTGCTCACCCGGATGATGAGCCACGACATCCGCAACGACCTCCAGGTGGTCGGCGCCGTCGCCGAGATTCTCGGCGAGAACGTCGACGGGCCCCAGCAGGAGTACGTCGAGAAGATACGCCGGAACACGGCCGCCGCGGTGGACCTGACCACAAGCGCCCAGGAACTCGTCGAGGCGATGCTGCGCACCGAGACCGAGCCCTGCCCAGTGGCGCTCAGGGAGAGTCTGGGCGACCAGATCACGAGAGTCGCAGAGACGGCGACGGACGCGACGATAACCGTCGACGGCGAGATACCGGACGTGGCCGTCCTGGCCGACGAGATGCTGGGCTCGGTGTTCCGGAACGTCATCAAGAACGCCGTCCAGCACAACCGCGAGCCCGACCCCACGGTGACCGTCACCGTCGAGGCCGACGAGACGGCCGTCCGGATTCAGATTGCCGACAACGGCCCCGGCATCCCCGACGCCCGGAAAGAGAGTATCTTCGGCCGGGGCGAACGCGGGATGTCGAGTGACGGGACCGGTATCGGCCTGTATCTCGTCCAGACGCTCGTCGACCAGTACGGCGGCCACGTCTGGGTCGAAGACAGAGCGGAACGCAGTTCCGCAAGCAGTCGGCCGCCGGCCGACGATACCGACCCGACAGGTGCCGTCTTCGTCATCGAACTCCGGCGGGAGTAA
- a CDS encoding ATPase, with the protein MKLLVAGGDRVDAGKTTFSVGLLSHTGARGFKPRAGNNYWFDHDDYQRATEQGRLYGKDARRLAAASPGDVSPEAINAIHRLWHPSPGPSKGILGQSARQFVVDRVGDDEGVGEFVVNGTVDVPDSATERLPLDGAPRVTSLPDFNDLMGVMHADALAELREEILATDRAVVESYGDIARPLDGFKPDAVAVVEPGRARFYDGRRYAKACQIASGGPEEGQLEERVANVVDLIDRAGAVRLPALDSETRKDPQAVADAYDHAYDALLATAFD; encoded by the coding sequence ATGAAGCTGCTCGTGGCCGGTGGCGACCGGGTCGACGCCGGGAAGACGACCTTCTCCGTGGGGTTGCTTTCCCACACCGGTGCCCGCGGGTTCAAACCCCGGGCCGGCAACAACTACTGGTTCGACCACGACGACTACCAGCGTGCGACCGAGCAGGGGCGCCTCTACGGCAAGGACGCCCGTCGGCTGGCTGCCGCTTCGCCGGGGGATGTGTCCCCGGAAGCCATCAACGCCATCCACCGGCTCTGGCACCCATCGCCAGGCCCCTCGAAGGGTATCCTGGGTCAGTCGGCCCGCCAGTTCGTCGTCGACCGGGTGGGGGACGATGAGGGCGTCGGCGAGTTCGTCGTCAACGGCACCGTCGACGTCCCCGACTCGGCGACCGAGCGGCTCCCGCTCGACGGGGCCCCGCGGGTCACGTCGCTACCCGATTTCAACGACCTGATGGGCGTGATGCACGCCGATGCGCTCGCCGAGTTGCGCGAGGAGATTCTCGCGACCGACCGCGCCGTCGTCGAGTCCTACGGCGACATCGCGCGGCCACTGGACGGGTTCAAACCGGACGCCGTCGCCGTCGTCGAGCCCGGCAGAGCGCGTTTCTACGACGGCCGCCGCTACGCGAAGGCCTGCCAGATAGCCAGTGGCGGTCCAGAGGAGGGCCAACTGGAGGAGCGCGTCGCAAACGTCGTCGACCTCATCGACCGGGCCGGCGCGGTACGGTTGCCGGCACTGGACAGTGAGACACGGAAAGACCCGCAGGCGGTCGCTGACGCGTACGACCACGCCTACGACGCCCTGCTGGCGACGGCGTTCGACTGA
- a CDS encoding DUF5827 family protein translates to MPAPKAEFDDVRSFDLYEPADVLDPELLYTIPELARLLQGLPADAELSDFNESVFIDWAIPWMIYNQDELVFAEPDDDEVVGLYGLADE, encoded by the coding sequence ATGCCTGCACCCAAAGCGGAGTTCGACGACGTCCGCTCCTTTGACCTCTACGAGCCCGCGGACGTGCTCGACCCGGAGCTGCTGTACACGATTCCCGAGCTGGCCCGGCTACTGCAGGGCCTCCCTGCCGACGCCGAACTCTCAGATTTCAACGAGTCGGTGTTCATCGACTGGGCAATCCCGTGGATGATATACAACCAGGACGAACTCGTCTTCGCCGAGCCGGACGACGACGAGGTCGTCGGCCTCTACGGACTCGCCGACGAATGA
- the sod gene encoding superoxide dismutase, translating to MSEHSEPELPPLPYDYDALEPHISEQVLTWHHDTHHQGYVNGLESAEATLAENRESGDFGSSAGAMGNVTHNGCGHYLHTLFWNNMDPNGGGEPEGELADRIEEDFGSYEGWKGEFEAAASAAGGWALLVYDPVAKQLRNVPVDKHDQGALWGAHPILALDVWEHSYYYDYGPARGDFIDAFFEVVDWDEVAEEYSTAVGHFE from the coding sequence ATGTCCGAACACTCCGAACCTGAACTGCCACCGCTCCCGTACGACTACGACGCCCTGGAGCCCCACATCTCCGAGCAGGTGCTCACCTGGCACCACGACACCCACCATCAGGGGTACGTAAACGGGCTCGAGTCGGCGGAAGCGACGCTGGCCGAGAACCGCGAGTCGGGGGACTTCGGTTCCTCCGCCGGTGCGATGGGCAACGTCACCCACAACGGCTGTGGCCACTATCTCCACACGCTGTTCTGGAACAACATGGACCCCAACGGCGGCGGCGAGCCCGAGGGTGAACTCGCCGACCGCATCGAGGAGGACTTCGGTTCCTACGAAGGCTGGAAGGGCGAGTTCGAAGCCGCCGCGTCCGCTGCCGGCGGCTGGGCGCTTCTGGTCTACGACCCGGTCGCGAAGCAGCTTCGCAACGTCCCGGTCGACAAGCACGACCAGGGCGCACTCTGGGGTGCCCACCCGATCCTGGCCCTCGACGTCTGGGAGCACTCGTACTACTACGACTACGGTCCGGCACGGGGCGACTTCATCGACGCCTTCTTCGAGGTCGTCGACTGGGACGAGGTCGCCGAGGAGTACAGCACCGCAGTCGGTCACTTCGAGTAA
- a CDS encoding histidine kinase N-terminal 7TM domain-containing protein, with translation MSAAVFLIGLFASVLVVLMVTVLIGQNQSIPGTRSLLVASVLELYWLLCYAGELFSPTVALTEVFARLEWAGAVFIPLLWTLFVVEYTGRGQYITRDRVAGLAIPPALSLVSVASSFERLVRPNFVVQNYAGLNVVVADFGPIYWLFAVYAWLLVTSSLVLLVEFIVDQRALYQNRAIALLGAGAVPQVASVLNTTELAGPVVFSLTPLTFAISSGLAAVAILEFDAFSEAPVAPHLATETAVEAIEDPTFVLDSNDTVVDANPAAHSLVAMDRESLVGTPRETLAPLAGIDPESAGSTITVERDGEKTYYDAQSTPIDGDSDHTFGTVVTLRDVTDRRERKQRLDALNDVLRATIQEEMTTVQRAVEDADDEVSDIDVLREQASVALGVSDRAGDLAAMVEPEAESPADIVPIIHEEIEAAREWKPEVSFVLDATLGEWAYCSGLFEPVFRVSLRQAAERSLQEVAEPVVGISVDAGPEAVTVSVSDSGPPLTDHERAVLRGETRPRPSDQADMSRWLVNWGIEQADGTIRIGEDGEHTSLELTFPRTDGD, from the coding sequence GTGAGTGCAGCCGTCTTTTTGATTGGACTGTTCGCGTCGGTCCTCGTCGTCCTCATGGTGACCGTTCTCATCGGGCAAAACCAGTCGATTCCCGGTACGAGATCACTGCTGGTCGCCTCGGTCCTGGAACTCTACTGGTTGCTCTGCTACGCCGGGGAACTTTTCAGTCCGACGGTCGCGCTGACGGAGGTGTTCGCCCGCTTAGAGTGGGCGGGCGCCGTCTTCATTCCGTTGCTCTGGACATTGTTCGTCGTGGAGTACACCGGCCGCGGGCAGTACATCACCAGAGACAGGGTGGCTGGACTAGCCATCCCACCGGCGCTATCACTCGTCTCGGTCGCCAGTTCGTTCGAGCGACTCGTCAGGCCGAATTTCGTCGTGCAGAACTACGCAGGACTGAACGTCGTAGTCGCCGATTTCGGACCCATCTACTGGCTGTTTGCGGTCTACGCGTGGCTCCTCGTCACGAGTAGCCTCGTCCTGCTGGTGGAGTTCATCGTGGACCAGCGTGCCCTCTATCAGAACCGAGCGATAGCGCTGCTCGGTGCCGGCGCCGTGCCACAGGTAGCGAGCGTTCTCAATACGACGGAGCTGGCCGGTCCGGTGGTGTTCAGCCTCACCCCGCTGACGTTTGCAATCTCGAGTGGGCTGGCCGCCGTCGCTATCCTGGAGTTCGACGCCTTCAGCGAGGCCCCCGTCGCCCCCCATCTCGCGACCGAGACGGCTGTCGAGGCCATCGAGGACCCCACGTTCGTCCTCGACAGTAACGACACCGTCGTGGACGCGAACCCGGCGGCGCACTCGCTGGTGGCGATGGATAGAGAGTCACTCGTCGGAACACCGCGGGAGACGCTCGCCCCGCTCGCTGGTATCGACCCGGAGTCCGCCGGTTCGACAATCACCGTCGAGCGTGACGGGGAGAAGACCTACTACGACGCCCAGAGCACTCCTATCGACGGCGACAGCGACCACACGTTCGGCACTGTGGTGACCCTGCGGGACGTGACCGACCGGCGCGAGCGCAAACAGCGACTGGACGCGCTGAACGACGTGCTCCGGGCGACGATTCAGGAAGAGATGACGACCGTCCAGCGGGCGGTCGAGGACGCCGACGACGAGGTGAGCGATATCGACGTGTTGCGCGAGCAGGCGTCCGTCGCGCTGGGTGTGAGCGACCGCGCCGGCGACTTGGCGGCGATGGTCGAACCGGAGGCCGAGTCCCCAGCGGATATTGTCCCGATAATCCACGAGGAGATCGAGGCGGCCCGGGAGTGGAAGCCGGAAGTGTCGTTCGTCCTCGACGCGACGCTGGGGGAGTGGGCGTACTGCAGCGGCCTCTTCGAACCCGTGTTTCGGGTCTCGCTACGCCAAGCCGCCGAGCGGTCACTCCAGGAGGTCGCGGAACCTGTCGTCGGCATCTCGGTCGACGCCGGCCCGGAGGCCGTCACCGTCTCCGTCAGCGACAGCGGCCCTCCACTGACGGACCACGAGCGAGCGGTGCTCCGGGGTGAGACCCGGCCGCGGCCGTCTGACCAGGCCGACATGAGCCGCTGGCTGGTCAACTGGGGGATAGAGCAGGCGGACGGCACCATCCGAATCGGAGAAGACGGAGAACACACCTCGCTCGAACTCACGTTCCCGCGGACGGACGGCGACTGA
- a CDS encoding cryptochrome/photolyase family protein: protein MYLHWHRRDLRAADNAGLARASADDPVLPVFVFDSDVLAHAGPPRVSFMLDALERLRAWYRERDSDLVVTHGDPREVLPDLATEYGADRVTWGKDYSGLARERDAAVRRALDGADVAREAVQNAVCHEPGEITTNDGDPYSVFTYFGRKWQDREKQVPYDPPAAGALAEVDDDTPLPTLEELGFDEPEADIPPAGTEPARELLDAFLDDGIYRYDDRRDYPAEECTSRLSAHLKYGTIGIREVYEGTAEARSAVEPGSERDESVAEFQSQLAWREFYTQVLFANPNVVTENYKAYERPIQWNDDPEALQAWKDGETGYPIVDAGMRQLREEAFMHNRVRMIVASFLTKDLLIDWREGYDWFREKLVDHDTGNDNGGWQWAASTGTDAQPYFRIFNPMTQGERYDPDAEYIKRYVPELRDAGAEIIHEWHEASLTQRRSAAPDYPDPIVDHSERREEAIEMFEVARGDS from the coding sequence ATGTACCTGCACTGGCACCGGCGGGACCTCCGTGCGGCGGACAACGCGGGACTGGCCCGCGCGAGCGCCGACGACCCCGTACTTCCGGTGTTCGTCTTCGACAGCGACGTGCTCGCCCACGCCGGCCCGCCGCGGGTCTCGTTCATGCTAGACGCCCTCGAACGGTTGCGAGCGTGGTACCGCGAGCGCGACAGCGACCTCGTCGTCACCCACGGGGACCCCCGCGAGGTGCTGCCCGACCTGGCGACCGAGTACGGCGCCGACCGGGTCACCTGGGGCAAGGACTACTCCGGACTCGCACGCGAGCGCGACGCTGCGGTCCGGCGGGCGCTGGACGGGGCCGACGTGGCCCGCGAGGCCGTCCAGAACGCCGTCTGCCACGAGCCGGGCGAGATTACGACCAACGACGGCGACCCCTACAGCGTCTTCACCTACTTCGGCCGGAAGTGGCAGGACCGAGAGAAGCAGGTTCCCTACGACCCGCCCGCCGCCGGCGCGCTGGCCGAGGTCGACGACGACACTCCCCTCCCGACGCTGGAGGAACTGGGATTCGACGAGCCCGAGGCCGATATCCCACCGGCCGGGACCGAACCCGCTCGCGAACTCCTCGATGCGTTCCTCGACGACGGAATCTACCGCTACGACGACCGCCGGGACTACCCGGCCGAGGAGTGCACCTCGCGCCTGTCGGCCCACCTCAAATACGGCACCATCGGTATCCGCGAGGTGTACGAGGGGACCGCCGAAGCACGGAGCGCCGTCGAGCCTGGCAGCGAGCGCGACGAGTCGGTCGCGGAGTTCCAGTCCCAGCTCGCCTGGCGGGAGTTCTACACCCAGGTCCTCTTCGCGAACCCGAACGTCGTCACCGAGAACTACAAGGCCTACGAGCGCCCGATTCAGTGGAACGACGACCCAGAGGCCCTCCAGGCCTGGAAGGACGGCGAGACGGGCTACCCCATCGTCGACGCCGGGATGCGCCAGCTCCGCGAAGAGGCGTTCATGCACAACCGTGTGCGCATGATCGTCGCCTCGTTTCTCACGAAGGACCTGCTCATCGACTGGCGGGAGGGGTACGACTGGTTCCGCGAGAAGCTGGTCGACCACGACACCGGAAACGACAACGGCGGCTGGCAGTGGGCCGCCTCCACCGGGACCGACGCACAGCCGTACTTCCGCATCTTCAACCCGATGACACAGGGGGAGCGCTACGACCCCGACGCCGAGTACATCAAGCGCTACGTGCCCGAACTGCGCGACGCTGGCGCCGAGATAATCCACGAATGGCACGAGGCCTCGCTGACCCAGCGGCGGAGTGCGGCGCCCGACTATCCGGACCCCATCGTCGACCACAGCGAGCGGCGGGAGGAGGCAATCGAGATGTTCGAGGTAGCGAGGGGTGATTCGTGA
- a CDS encoding enoyl-CoA hydratase/isomerase family protein, translating into MTEDAVRLTIDDGVATVTLNRPDERNALAEPTAARLVERFEAVADTDARCVLVRGAGSAFCAGGDVAAMVDGVDSDRPPTERVGTIETINEAVEAVHDCRLPVVAAIDGPAFGAGAGLALACDIQLASPDAKIGFGSRRLGLPIDAGVSYFLPRVVGPNKAKELVFTGELLDADTARELGVFTRLFERDSFEAGVENLVETIAEGPTVALSQAKQLIDRGATSTLDGAMEREAAAQGLAVTTDDHAEGAAAFIEQREPDFSGH; encoded by the coding sequence ATGACCGAGGACGCGGTACGGCTGACTATCGACGACGGGGTGGCTACGGTCACACTGAATCGGCCGGACGAGCGCAACGCCCTGGCCGAACCGACGGCCGCGCGGCTCGTCGAACGGTTCGAGGCCGTCGCCGACACCGACGCCCGCTGTGTCCTCGTCCGCGGGGCCGGCTCAGCGTTCTGTGCGGGCGGCGACGTGGCCGCGATGGTCGACGGCGTGGACAGCGACCGCCCGCCGACCGAGCGCGTGGGGACCATCGAGACCATCAACGAAGCCGTCGAAGCGGTTCACGACTGCCGGCTCCCGGTCGTCGCCGCCATCGACGGGCCGGCCTTTGGCGCCGGCGCGGGGCTGGCGCTGGCGTGTGATATCCAGCTGGCCAGCCCCGACGCGAAAATCGGCTTCGGGTCCCGTCGACTCGGGCTGCCGATCGACGCAGGCGTCTCCTACTTCCTGCCCAGAGTCGTCGGCCCGAACAAAGCCAAGGAGCTGGTGTTCACCGGCGAACTGCTCGACGCCGACACGGCCCGCGAACTGGGCGTCTTCACCCGGCTGTTCGAGCGCGACTCCTTCGAAGCGGGCGTCGAGAACCTCGTCGAGACCATCGCCGAAGGACCGACTGTGGCGCTCTCACAGGCCAAACAGCTCATCGACCGCGGCGCGACGTCGACCCTCGACGGGGCCATGGAGCGCGAAGCGGCCGCCCAGGGGCTGGCCGTGACCACCGACGACCACGCGGAGGGGGCGGCGGCGTTCATCGAGCAACGCGAACCGGACTTTTCGGGCCACTAG
- a CDS encoding UPF0058 family protein, translating to MHKDELLELHEQMVTIMEFFRDEMDTVDPGLFDPYGELDVRPSDVHKSKSEHKHAVFVLGNALATAMSEDEFSDAGRVGKRMKELAEDAESKL from the coding sequence ATGCACAAAGACGAGCTGCTCGAGTTACACGAACAGATGGTGACCATCATGGAGTTCTTCCGTGACGAGATGGACACCGTCGACCCGGGGCTGTTCGACCCCTACGGCGAACTCGACGTCCGTCCTTCGGACGTCCACAAATCGAAGAGCGAGCACAAACACGCAGTCTTCGTCCTCGGCAACGCGCTGGCGACGGCGATGAGCGAAGACGAGTTCTCGGACGCGGGCCGGGTCGGCAAGCGCATGAAGGAACTGGCCGAGGACGCCGAGAGCAAGCTGTAG
- a CDS encoding ribbon-helix-helix domain-containing protein, which translates to MPKVEINIPEHLEMQIAQLVEQGEFLNREEAIEDLLATGLKAYKTSGPTDEDEEPGFEEEDGMMGHDDEYVF; encoded by the coding sequence ATGCCAAAGGTAGAGATCAACATCCCTGAGCACCTCGAAATGCAGATCGCTCAGCTGGTCGAGCAGGGCGAGTTCCTCAATCGTGAGGAGGCCATCGAGGACCTCCTGGCGACCGGTCTGAAGGCGTACAAGACCTCCGGGCCGACGGACGAAGACGAAGAACCGGGCTTCGAAGAAGAAGACGGGATGATGGGCCACGACGACGAGTACGTGTTCTGA
- a CDS encoding isochorismate synthase, whose translation MEPLRGAQSTVGETTVVTRGCRLGSGAVRTVLEAERRPRFGWSTPTESIAAAGAAATVTAEGASRFDDVRGAAAALFDTCETPTGGLPSVARPRLYGGFAFHDGDHDGEDSPWDEFPGAAFFLPEVQVTERDGSRWLTTAAAGDDAADRAEARLATWKDRLADEPAVNAKRRPGIVAREREPSQGAWRDQVGRALESVEAGTLQKVVLAQALRVSLQSELSVPDVFARLADTYPDCYRFMFSPTDGATFYGATPERLVSLRGRTVRTEALAGSTGRGDTPAEDEWLATELLDSTKDIHEHEIVAEAIRDQLEPFAASVRIGDRTIRRLATVQHLRTSITAELADDEHVLSLVDALHPTPAVGGLPPDEALRTIRETEAFDRGWYAAPIGWLDAAGNGTFAVGIRSAVATGRTATLFAGAGIVADSDPDREWDEVQLKYRPMLDELE comes from the coding sequence ATGGAACCACTGCGTGGTGCGCAGTCGACGGTCGGTGAGACGACGGTCGTCACGCGCGGGTGCCGACTCGGTTCGGGCGCGGTCCGGACTGTCCTGGAAGCCGAGAGACGACCACGCTTTGGCTGGTCGACACCGACGGAATCGATAGCGGCCGCCGGTGCCGCCGCGACCGTGACCGCCGAAGGTGCCTCGCGGTTCGACGACGTGCGCGGGGCGGCCGCGGCGCTTTTCGACACGTGTGAGACGCCGACCGGCGGGCTCCCGAGCGTGGCCCGACCGCGGCTGTACGGCGGGTTCGCGTTCCACGACGGGGACCACGACGGCGAGGATTCGCCGTGGGACGAGTTCCCGGGTGCGGCCTTCTTCCTCCCGGAGGTCCAGGTAACCGAACGTGACGGCAGCCGCTGGCTCACGACCGCGGCGGCCGGCGACGACGCGGCCGACCGGGCCGAGGCTCGGCTCGCCACGTGGAAAGACCGGCTGGCCGACGAGCCGGCGGTCAACGCCAAACGCAGACCCGGTATCGTCGCCCGCGAGCGAGAGCCCTCCCAGGGGGCCTGGCGCGACCAGGTCGGCCGGGCGCTCGAAAGCGTCGAGGCGGGGACCCTCCAGAAGGTCGTCCTCGCGCAGGCGCTCCGGGTCAGTCTCCAGTCCGAGCTCTCGGTGCCGGACGTCTTCGCCCGGCTGGCCGACACCTACCCGGACTGCTACCGGTTCATGTTCTCCCCGACCGACGGCGCCACGTTCTACGGTGCGACGCCCGAGCGGCTCGTCTCCCTTCGCGGTCGCACCGTCAGGACCGAAGCCCTCGCCGGCTCGACCGGTCGGGGAGACACCCCAGCTGAGGACGAGTGGCTGGCCACGGAGCTGCTCGACAGCACCAAGGACATCCACGAACACGAAATTGTCGCGGAGGCCATCCGCGACCAGCTGGAACCCTTTGCCGCCTCGGTCCGCATCGGCGACCGTACCATTCGACGGCTGGCGACGGTCCAGCATCTGCGGACCTCGATAACGGCCGAACTCGCAGACGACGAGCACGTCCTCTCGCTCGTGGACGCCCTGCATCCGACGCCCGCCGTCGGCGGCCTGCCGCCCGACGAGGCCTTGCGGACCATCCGCGAGACGGAGGCGTTCGACCGTGGCTGGTACGCCGCGCCCATCGGGTGGCTGGACGCGGCCGGCAACGGGACCTTCGCCGTCGGCATCCGGTCCGCGGTGGCTACCGGACGGACGGCGACGCTCTTTGCCGGCGCGGGGATCGTCGCCGACAGCGACCCCGACCGCGAGTGGGACGAAGTGCAACTGAAATACCGGCCGATGCTCGACGAACTCGAATGA